The Quercus robur chromosome 7, dhQueRobu3.1, whole genome shotgun sequence genome has a segment encoding these proteins:
- the LOC126691736 gene encoding glutathione S-transferase L3-like: MAAATVNEHLPTPLDATSEPPPLFDGTTRLYISLSCPYAQRTWITRNYKGLYDKIKVVPINLQNRPAWYKEKVYPENKVPSLEHNGKVIGESLDLIKYINSNFEGPSLLPSDHAKKQFAEDLIAYTDTFNKTVYTSFKGDTVKEAGPAFDHLENALSKFEDGPFFLGHEFSLADVAYIPFVERFQIVFSALWNYDITAGRPKLAKWIEEVNKIDAYKPTKTDPKELVEFYKARFLAQ; the protein is encoded by the exons atGGCTGCAGC AACCGTGAATGAGCACCTTCCCACACCCTTGGATGCCACTTCTGAACCACCTCCACTGTTTGATGGAACTACAAG gttgtaCATCTCTCTTTCATGCCCATATGCACAGCGCACGTGGATCACCAGGAACTATAAG GGATTATATGACAAGATTAAAGTAGTTCCAATTAACCTTCAAAATAGGCCTGCTTGGTACAAAGAGAAAGTCTACCCTGAAAACAAG GTACCCTCATTGGAACACAATGGAAAAGTTATTGGGGAGAGCCTTGATTtgattaaatatataaacagCAACTTTGAAGGGCCTTCTCTTCTCCCCAGT gaTCATGCTAAAAAACAGTTCGCTGAAGATTTGATAGCCTACACTGATACCTTCAACAAGACAGTTTACACATCATTCAAAGGAGACACAGTTAAAGAAGCTG GTCCTGCTTTTGACCACCTAGAGAATGCTCTTAGTAAATTTGAAGATGGGCCTTTCTTCCTTGGCCATGAGTTCAGTTTG GCGGACGTAGCTTACATCCCGTTTGTTGAAAGATTCCAAATTGTCTTTTCAGCATTGTGGAATTATGACATCACTGCAGGAAGGCCTAAACTTGCAAAGTGGATTGAG GAGGTAAACAAGATTGATGCTTATAAGCCAACAAAGACGGATCCCAAAGAGCTCGTTGAATTCTACAAGGCCCGCTTCTTG GCTCAGTAG
- the LOC126691742 gene encoding uncharacterized protein LOC126691742 isoform X2: MAELSFNLLHTLDPRRDAYGFALRPQHTQRYKEYAKIYKEEEGERSDKWKEFLERLAISDQPFSSDEEYKETLQVEATECKVETVLESEESDDSSGRKSISDGSKERDLEKEVHHSKETKTHEVQTWAQIRPSLGAIEIMMSSRILTRKDMIDEQKTISRDHLPSIEEAKSPEGASEEEFDEDVYVNATSDDNANAAGTVTAEVDEVSPKNLFPLKEEVEFLVRGGVPKDLRGEVWQAFVGVKTRRVERYYQNLLAQEANDGECREHEDSSGVPKKWKRQIEKDIPRTFPGHPALDDNGRNSLRRLLFAYARHNPSVGYCQAMNFFAGILLLLMPEENAFWTLVGIIDDYFGGYYTEEMIESQVDQLVFEELMRERFPKLVNHLDYLGVQVAWISGPWFLSIFVNMLPWESGPALVTTKDAGDAITLLQSLAGSTFDSSQLVLTACMGFLAVTEARLQELRTKHRPAVLVVVEERSKRGRVWKDSKGLASKLYSFKHDPVSLIEEKKSTEGGDNLADENKSPLNGTTNLDGLLNSLSVDSELDSLPDLQEQVVWLKVELCRLLEEKRAAVLRAEELETALMEMVKQDNRRELSARVELLEQELAELKQALADKREQETAMLQVLMRVEQEQRVTEDARISAEQDAAAQRYAVHVLQERYEKALASIAEMEKRVVVAESMLEATLQYESGQSKAHASPRSTRNQDTPTRKTGLLSFGLGWRDRNKGKPTDVKESNLSHSPNEGMDPSSSEKETKNEQKET, encoded by the exons aTGGCGGAGCTGAGCTTCAATCTCCTCCACACTCTCGATCCCAGGAG GGATGCTTATGGATTTGCTTTGAGACCGCAACACACACAAAGATATAAAGAGTATGCTAAGATCTACAAG GAGGAGGAAGGGGAGAGATCAGATAAGTGGAAGGAATTCCTTGAACGACTTGCAATATCTGATCAACCGTTCTCGTCTGATGAGGAATATAAAGAGACATTACAGGTTGAAGCTACTGAGTGCAAAGTAGAGACTGTTTTAGAGAGTGAGGAAAGTGATGATTCAAGTGGTAGGAAGTCAATCTCTGATGGTTCGAAGGAAAGAGATCTTGAAAAGGAGGTGCAtcattcaaaagaaacaaagacgCATGAGGTCCAAACATGGGCTCAGATAAGACCATCCCTTGGTGCTATTGAGATTATGATGAGTTCTCGAATTCTGACGAGAAAGGATATGATAGATGAGCAGAAAACTATAAGCAGGGATCATCTTCCATCTATAGAAGAGGCAAAATCCCCAGAAGGGGCTTCTGAAGAAGAATTTGACGAAGACGTTTATGTTAATGCCACATCGGATGACAATGCGAATGCTGCCGGGACAGTAACTGCAGAAGTTGATGAGGTCTCTcccaaaaatttatttcctttgaAAGAAGAAGTGGAGTTCCTAGTCCGTGGGGGAGTTCCCAAAGATCTCAGGGGAGAG GTTTGGCAAGCCTTTGTAGGTGTAAAGACACGGAGGGTGGAGAGATATTACCAGAATTTGCTGGCGCAAGAAGCTAATGATGGGGAATGCAGGGAGCATGAGGACTCATCTGGTGTACCCAAGAAATGGAAAAGGCAGATTGAGAAG GACATACCACGAACGTTCCCAGGTCATCCTGCTTTGGATGACAATGGTAGGAATTCCTTGAGGCGTCTGCTTTTTGCATATGCTCGACATAATCCCTCTGTTGGGTACTGTCAG GCAATGAATTTCTTTGCTGGTATACTGCTTCTTTTGATGCCTGAGGAGAATGCCTTTTG GACTTTGGTAGGCATTATTGATGATTATTTTGGTGGCTACTATACGGAGGAAATGATTGAATCTCAG GTGGACCAACTTGTGTTTGAGGAACTGATGCGTGAAAGATTTCCTAAATTGG TTAATCATCTGGATTACTTGGGAGTGCAGGTAGCATGGATATCTGGACCCTGGTTCTTATCCATTTTTGTGAATATGCTTCCTTGGGAAAGTG GTCCTGCTTTAGTTACAACTAAAGATGCTGGGGATGCAATTACTTTGTTGCAATCCCTTGCTGGCTCTACATTTGATAGTAGTCAGCTTGTTTTAACTGCCTGTATGGGTTTTTTGGCTGTAACTGAGGCTAGATTGCAAGAACTGAGAACAAAACATCGGCCAGCTGTACTAGTAGTAGTGGAAGAAAGATCAAAAAGGGGTCGAGTTTGGAAGGATTCTAAAGGGCTTGCATCTAAACTGTATAGTTTTAAGCATGATCCTGTATCACtaatagaagaaaagaaatccaCTGAAGGAGGTGATAATCTTGCAGATGAAAATAAATCTCCTTTAAACGGGACCACTAATTTGGATGGATTGCTTAATAGCCTAAGTGTTGATTCAGAATTAGATTCTCTACCAGATCTTCAAGAACAG GTGGTTTGGTTGAAGGTGGAATTGTGCAGGTTGCTGGAGGAGAAAAGAGCAGCTGTCCTCAG GGCTGAAGAGCTGGAAACAGCACTTATGGAGATGGTCAAACAAGATAATCGAAGGGAATTGAGCGCAAGG GTTGAGCTATTGGAGCAAGAGTTAGCAGAGCTAAAGCAAGCCCTTGCTGACAAGAGGGAACAAGAAACTGCAATGCTGCAG GTCCTCATGCGGGTAGAGCAAGAGCAAAGGGTTACTGAAGATGCTCGAATAAGTGCGGAGCAAGATGCAGCTGCCCAGAGATATGCGGTTCATGTGCTTCAG GAAAGATATGAGAAGGCTTTGGCTTCAATCGCTGAGATGGAAAAGAGGGTGGTTGTTGCAGAATCAATGTTGGAGGCTACCCTGCAATATGAATCTGGCCAATCGAAAGCACATGCTTCTCCACG GTCCACTCGTAATCAAGACACTCCCACAAGAAAGACAGGTCTATTGTCATTTGGACTTGGTTGGCGTGATAGAAACAAG GGCAAACCAACTGATGTTAAGGAGTCCAATTTAAGTCATTCCCCCAATGAGGGAATGGACCCAAGCTCGtcagagaaagaaacaaaaaacgaGCAGAAGGAAACTTAG
- the LOC126691742 gene encoding uncharacterized protein LOC126691742 isoform X1 yields the protein MAELSFNLLHTLDPRRDAYGFALRPQHTQRYKEYAKIYKEEEGERSDKWKEFLERLAISDQPFSSDEEYKETLQVEATECKVETVLESEESDDSSGRKSISDGSKERDLEKEVHHSKETKTHEVQTWAQIRPSLGAIEIMMSSRILTRKDMIDEQKTISRDHLPSIEEAKSPEGASEEEFDEDVYVNATSDDNANAAGTVTAEVDEVSPKNLFPLKEEVEFLVRGGVPKDLRGEVWQAFVGVKTRRVERYYQNLLAQEANDGECREHEDSSGVPKKWKRQIEKDIPRTFPGHPALDDNGRNSLRRLLFAYARHNPSVGYCQAMNFFAGILLLLMPEENAFWTLVGIIDDYFGGYYTEEMIESQVDQLVFEELMRERFPKLVNHLDYLGVQVAWISGPWFLSIFVNMLPWESVFRVWDVLLFEGNRVMLFRTALALMELYGPALVTTKDAGDAITLLQSLAGSTFDSSQLVLTACMGFLAVTEARLQELRTKHRPAVLVVVEERSKRGRVWKDSKGLASKLYSFKHDPVSLIEEKKSTEGGDNLADENKSPLNGTTNLDGLLNSLSVDSELDSLPDLQEQVVWLKVELCRLLEEKRAAVLRAEELETALMEMVKQDNRRELSARVELLEQELAELKQALADKREQETAMLQVLMRVEQEQRVTEDARISAEQDAAAQRYAVHVLQERYEKALASIAEMEKRVVVAESMLEATLQYESGQSKAHASPRSTRNQDTPTRKTGLLSFGLGWRDRNKGKPTDVKESNLSHSPNEGMDPSSSEKETKNEQKET from the exons aTGGCGGAGCTGAGCTTCAATCTCCTCCACACTCTCGATCCCAGGAG GGATGCTTATGGATTTGCTTTGAGACCGCAACACACACAAAGATATAAAGAGTATGCTAAGATCTACAAG GAGGAGGAAGGGGAGAGATCAGATAAGTGGAAGGAATTCCTTGAACGACTTGCAATATCTGATCAACCGTTCTCGTCTGATGAGGAATATAAAGAGACATTACAGGTTGAAGCTACTGAGTGCAAAGTAGAGACTGTTTTAGAGAGTGAGGAAAGTGATGATTCAAGTGGTAGGAAGTCAATCTCTGATGGTTCGAAGGAAAGAGATCTTGAAAAGGAGGTGCAtcattcaaaagaaacaaagacgCATGAGGTCCAAACATGGGCTCAGATAAGACCATCCCTTGGTGCTATTGAGATTATGATGAGTTCTCGAATTCTGACGAGAAAGGATATGATAGATGAGCAGAAAACTATAAGCAGGGATCATCTTCCATCTATAGAAGAGGCAAAATCCCCAGAAGGGGCTTCTGAAGAAGAATTTGACGAAGACGTTTATGTTAATGCCACATCGGATGACAATGCGAATGCTGCCGGGACAGTAACTGCAGAAGTTGATGAGGTCTCTcccaaaaatttatttcctttgaAAGAAGAAGTGGAGTTCCTAGTCCGTGGGGGAGTTCCCAAAGATCTCAGGGGAGAG GTTTGGCAAGCCTTTGTAGGTGTAAAGACACGGAGGGTGGAGAGATATTACCAGAATTTGCTGGCGCAAGAAGCTAATGATGGGGAATGCAGGGAGCATGAGGACTCATCTGGTGTACCCAAGAAATGGAAAAGGCAGATTGAGAAG GACATACCACGAACGTTCCCAGGTCATCCTGCTTTGGATGACAATGGTAGGAATTCCTTGAGGCGTCTGCTTTTTGCATATGCTCGACATAATCCCTCTGTTGGGTACTGTCAG GCAATGAATTTCTTTGCTGGTATACTGCTTCTTTTGATGCCTGAGGAGAATGCCTTTTG GACTTTGGTAGGCATTATTGATGATTATTTTGGTGGCTACTATACGGAGGAAATGATTGAATCTCAG GTGGACCAACTTGTGTTTGAGGAACTGATGCGTGAAAGATTTCCTAAATTGG TTAATCATCTGGATTACTTGGGAGTGCAGGTAGCATGGATATCTGGACCCTGGTTCTTATCCATTTTTGTGAATATGCTTCCTTGGGAAAGTG TTTTTCGAGTTTGGGATGTTCTTCTATTCGAAGGAAATCGGGTTATGCTGTTTCGAACAGCACTTGCTTTAATGGAGTTATATG GTCCTGCTTTAGTTACAACTAAAGATGCTGGGGATGCAATTACTTTGTTGCAATCCCTTGCTGGCTCTACATTTGATAGTAGTCAGCTTGTTTTAACTGCCTGTATGGGTTTTTTGGCTGTAACTGAGGCTAGATTGCAAGAACTGAGAACAAAACATCGGCCAGCTGTACTAGTAGTAGTGGAAGAAAGATCAAAAAGGGGTCGAGTTTGGAAGGATTCTAAAGGGCTTGCATCTAAACTGTATAGTTTTAAGCATGATCCTGTATCACtaatagaagaaaagaaatccaCTGAAGGAGGTGATAATCTTGCAGATGAAAATAAATCTCCTTTAAACGGGACCACTAATTTGGATGGATTGCTTAATAGCCTAAGTGTTGATTCAGAATTAGATTCTCTACCAGATCTTCAAGAACAG GTGGTTTGGTTGAAGGTGGAATTGTGCAGGTTGCTGGAGGAGAAAAGAGCAGCTGTCCTCAG GGCTGAAGAGCTGGAAACAGCACTTATGGAGATGGTCAAACAAGATAATCGAAGGGAATTGAGCGCAAGG GTTGAGCTATTGGAGCAAGAGTTAGCAGAGCTAAAGCAAGCCCTTGCTGACAAGAGGGAACAAGAAACTGCAATGCTGCAG GTCCTCATGCGGGTAGAGCAAGAGCAAAGGGTTACTGAAGATGCTCGAATAAGTGCGGAGCAAGATGCAGCTGCCCAGAGATATGCGGTTCATGTGCTTCAG GAAAGATATGAGAAGGCTTTGGCTTCAATCGCTGAGATGGAAAAGAGGGTGGTTGTTGCAGAATCAATGTTGGAGGCTACCCTGCAATATGAATCTGGCCAATCGAAAGCACATGCTTCTCCACG GTCCACTCGTAATCAAGACACTCCCACAAGAAAGACAGGTCTATTGTCATTTGGACTTGGTTGGCGTGATAGAAACAAG GGCAAACCAACTGATGTTAAGGAGTCCAATTTAAGTCATTCCCCCAATGAGGGAATGGACCCAAGCTCGtcagagaaagaaacaaaaaacgaGCAGAAGGAAACTTAG
- the LOC126691743 gene encoding SNW/SKI-interacting protein A — MASLKDVLPPAKATTTLYYDHSNDPWFKQRFNFSEAEKSSVIKQNPVPPYLKRAGFVPRKVEDFGDGGAFPEIHIAQYPLDMGRDRSSKPGSKILPVTVDAHGNVAYDAIVRQNENARKIVYSDHKDLIPKVLKNDSEENDDDDEDELQKEIEETTQETKAALEKIVNVRLSAAQPKNVPKQNSDSKFIKYKPSQQSVAFNSGAKERIIRMMEMPVDPLEPPKFKHKRVPKASGSPPVPVMHSPPRPVTVKDQQDWKIPPCISNWKNPKGYTIPLDKRLAADGRGLQDVQINDNFAKLSEALYVAEQKAREAVAMRSKVQKEMMMKEKERKEQELRALAQRARSERTGVAPPAAVPIPTEKNAMDNSDMRVDYEHSREREKDMPKESREEREERMRREKIREERRRERERERRLEAKDAAMGKKSKITRDRDRDISEKVALGMASAGAGRGGEVMYDQRLFNQEKGMDSGFATDDQYNVYDKGLFTAQPTLSTLYRPKKDVDAEIYGGADEQLEKIVKTDRFKPDKGFGGASEKAAPRDGPLEFEQVAEEADPFGLDQFLTEVKKGKKALDKVGSGGTMKASAGSSMRDGYDGGSSRTRIGFERGR, encoded by the coding sequence atgGCTTCTTTGAAGGATGTTCTTCCGCCAGCCAAAGCGACCACGACTTTGTATTATGATCATTCGAATGATCCGTGGTTCAAGCAGAGGTTTAACTTCTCTGAAGCGGAGAAGTCTAGTGTTATTAAGCAGAATCCTGTTCCTCCTTATTTGAAGCGAGCGGGTTTTGTTCCCCGAAAGGTAGAGGATTTTGGGGATGGGGGTGCATTTCCGGAGATCCATATTGCACAGTACCCGCTTGACATGGGTAGGGATAGATCATCGAAGCCTGGATCGAAGATTCTTCCTGTTACTGTTGATGCCCATGGCAATGTTGCCTATGATGCAATTGTGAGGCAGAATGAGAATGCCCGCAAGATCGTTTACTCAGATCATAAAGATCTTATTCCaaaggttttgaaaaatgatagTGAAGAgaacgatgatgatgatgaggatgagctGCAGAAAGAGATTGAGGAGACAACCCAAGAGACAAAAGCTGCACTTGAAAAGATTGTGAATGTGAGGTTGAGTGCGGCACAACCAAAAAATGTGCCAAAACAGAATTCTGACTCAAAGTTTATAAAGTATAAGCCGTCACAGCAATCAGTTGCATTCAACTCAGGTGCTAAAGAGAGAATAATCAGGATGATGGAGATGCCCGTGGATCCGCTTGAGCCACCTAAGTTCAAGCATAAGCGTGTTCCAAAGGCGTCTGGGTCCCCACCTGTGCCAGTGATGCATTCTCCTCCTAGGCCAGTGACCGTGAAGGACCAACAGGATTGGAAAATCCCACCTTGCATTTCAAATTGGAAGAACCCAAAAGGTTATACAATTCCTCTTGATAAACGTCTTGCAGCTGATGGCAGGGGCCTTCAAGATGTCCAGATCAATGATAATTTTGCAAAGCTTTCAGAAGCATTGTATGTTGCAGAGCAGAAGGCTCGAGAAGCTGTAGCAATGAGATCAAAGGTTCAAaaggagatgatgatgaaggagaaggaacgGAAAGAACAGGAGCTGAGGGCACTAGCTCAAAGGGCACGCTCGGAGAGAACTGGTGTGGCACCCCCTGCTGCTGTTCCAATCCCCACTGAGAAGAATGCAATGGATAACTCTGATATGAGAGTCGATTATGAGCATTCaagggaaagagagaaggaTATGCCTAAGGAGTCGAGGGAGGAAAGGGAAGAACGCATGCGGCGTGAAAAAATTCGAGAGGAGCGACGTCGagaaagggagagggagagaaggttGGAAGCCAAGGATGCTGCTATGGGGAAGAAGAGCAAGATCACAAGAGATAGAGATCGTGATATTAGTGAGAAGGTTGCTCTTGGCATGGCTTCTGCTGGAGCAGGAAGAGGAGGAGAGGTTATGTATGACCAAAGACTTTTTAACCAGGAGAAAGGAATGGACTCAGGATTTGCAACTGATGACCAGTACAATGTGTATGACAAGGGCTTGTTTACTGCTCAGCCAACACTTTCAACTTTATACAGGCCAAAGAAAGATGTCGATGCAGAGATTTATGGTGGTGCAGATGAGCAATTGGAGAAGATCGTGAAGACTGACCGCTTCAAGCCGGATAAGGGCTTTGGAGGGGCATCTGAAAAGGCTGCTCCAAGAGATGGACCACTTGAGTTTGAGCAGGTGGCTGAAGAGGCAGATCCATTTGGACTGGATCAGTTCTTGACAGAGGTGAAGAAGGGTAAGAAAGCCCTCGATAAAGTTGGTAGTGGTGGGACTATGAAAGCAAGTGCTGGATCTTCAATGAGAGATGGCTATGACGGAGGTTCCAGTAGAACTCGCATTGGATTTGAAAGAGGgcgttaa
- the LOC126691744 gene encoding probable serine/threonine-protein kinase PBL7 has product MGWIPCSGGLQSSSKEKTKTKKKIVLQEKKSFDGSIKPTSEKLKTASSSVKEGSKSGGSDNISAQTFTFRELAAATKNFRAECFLGEGGFGKVYKGCLESTDQAVAIKQLDRNGLQGNREFLVEVLMLSLLHHPNLVNLIGYCADGDQRLLVYEYMPLGSLEDHLLELSTGKKQLDWNTRMKIAAGAAKGLEYLHNKASPPVIYRDLKCANILLGEGYHPKLSDFGLAKLGPVGDNTHVSTRVMGTYGYCAPEYAMTGQLTLKSDIYSFGVVLLEIITGRKAIDNSKAAGEQNLVQWARPLFKDREKFSKMADPLLQGQYPSRGLYQALAIAAMCVQDQPNMRPVIADVVTALTYLASQKYEPDTVQGSRHSLFSPPRTKRDSDKKQNGGGGSQRSK; this is encoded by the exons atgggTTGGATTCCATGCTCTGGAGGATTACAGAGTAGTAGTAAAGAGAAGACAAAGACTAAGAAGAAAATAGTGCTGCAGGAGAAGAAGTCATTTGATGGATCTATCAAACCCACTTCAG AGAAATTAAAGACAGCTTCCTCGAGTGTCAAGGAGGGCTCTAAAAGTGGCGGGTCGGATAATATATCGGCACAAACATTTACATTCCGTGAGTTGGCAGCTGcaactaaaaattttagagCAGAATGTTTTTTGGGTGAGGGTGGTTTTGGTAAAGTATATAAAGGGTGTTTGGAAAGTACCGATCAG GCTGTAGCTATCAAGCAGCTTGATCGTAATGGGTTACAAGGGAACAGGGAATTTCTTGTTGAAGTCTTGATGTTAAGTCTGCTCCACCACCCTAATCTTGTTAATTTAATCGGCTATTGTGCTGATGGAGATCAAAGGCTTCTGGTTTATGAATATATGCCTCTAGGATCTTTGGAAGACCACTTACTTG AGCTTTCAACTGGTAAGAAACAACTTGATTGGAATACAAGAATGAAAATTGCTGCTGGGGCTGCAAAGGGATTGGAGTATTTACATAACAAAGCTAGTCCTCCAGTTATATATAGAGATCTGAAATGTGCTAACATTTTGCTTGGTGAAGGTTATCATCCCAAGCTATCTGATTTTGGCTTGGCCAAACTTGGGCCTGTTGGGGATAACACACATGTATCCACAAGGGTCATGGGCACCTATGGATATTGTGCTCCAGAGTATGCAATGACAGGTCAACTGACTCTGAAATCAGATATTTATAGCTTTGGGGTTGTTCTTTTGGAGATCATTACAGGCAGGAAAGCAATTGACAATTCAAAAGCTGCAGGAGAGCAGAATCTGGTTCAATGG GCAAGACCCTTGTTTAAAGATCGTGAGAAATTCTCAAAAATGGCTGATCCCTTGCTCCAAGGTCAGTATCCTTCGAGGGGCTTGTACCAAGCTCTTGCCATTGCTGCAATGTGTGTTCAGGACCAGCCTAATATGCGGCCTGTCATAGCTGATGTTGTTACAGCTTTGACATACCTTGCTTCACAAAAATATGAGCCTGATACAGTCCAAGGCTCTCGCCATTCCCTCTTTTCTCCTCCTAGAACAAAGAGGGACAGTGATAAGAAGCagaatggtggtggtggatctcagagatcaaaataa